The following are from one region of the Thermococcus sp. genome:
- a CDS encoding 30S ribosomal protein S6e encodes MATFKLVISNPKTGIARQVEISGEEAEKLIGKRIGEEIPASELGLNLTAIFGEEIPGNVKLRITGGTDKDGFAMRPDVHGPRRVKILVSKGPGFRPKEKGERRKKTVRGNTISPEIVQINMKLVF; translated from the coding sequence ATGGCGACCTTTAAGCTCGTTATATCTAACCCTAAGACCGGCATAGCCAGGCAGGTTGAGATAAGCGGCGAAGAGGCCGAGAAGCTCATAGGAAAGCGCATAGGAGAAGAGATACCGGCGAGCGAGCTCGGGCTCAACCTCACCGCGATATTCGGCGAGGAGATACCGGGCAACGTCAAGCTCAGGATAACCGGTGGAACCGACAAGGACGGCTTTGCCATGAGGCCCGACGTCCACGGCCCGAGGAGGGTCAAGATACTCGTTTCGAAGGGCCCGGGCTTCAGGCCAAAGGAGAAGGGCGAGAGGAGGAAGAAGACCGTCAGGGGCAACACCATCAGCCCCGAGATCGTCCAGATCAACATGAAGCTCGTCTTCTGA
- a CDS encoding preprotein translocase subunit Sec61beta, which translates to MAKERTTLPPTGAGLMRFFDEDTRAIKISPRGVIAVTLILVAIEILLHAFGPQLFGG; encoded by the coding sequence ATGGCAAAAGAAAGGACAACGCTTCCGCCGACCGGTGCCGGTCTCATGAGGTTCTTCGACGAGGACACGAGGGCAATAAAGATAAGCCCCAGGGGCGTCATAGCGGTTACGCTCATCCTGGTGGCCATTGAGATACTTCTCCACGCGTTCGGCCCGCAGCTCTTCGGCGGTTAA
- the engB gene encoding GTP-binding protein EngB produces the protein MIIFVGRSNVGKSTLIFRLTGKWVKRGKRPGVTRRPVEINWRGKLVVDMPGFGFMSGVPKAKQERIKDEIVHFIENNADDIELAVLVVDGKAAPEIIERWEKRGEIPIDVEFYSFLRELEIPVIVAVNKMDKIKNLQRTIDFLAEKFGVPYKEIPETFVPISAKFGKNLVELRKLMEKKLKEGRKKPSARSEDLKDDVGDGLLDTVE, from the coding sequence ATGATAATATTCGTGGGACGTTCGAACGTTGGCAAGAGCACGCTCATCTTCCGCCTGACGGGGAAATGGGTCAAGAGGGGTAAGAGGCCTGGGGTCACGAGGAGGCCCGTGGAGATAAACTGGCGCGGGAAGCTGGTAGTGGACATGCCGGGCTTTGGGTTCATGAGCGGCGTCCCAAAGGCGAAGCAGGAGAGGATCAAGGACGAGATAGTGCACTTCATAGAGAACAACGCCGATGACATCGAGCTGGCAGTTCTGGTGGTTGACGGTAAAGCCGCTCCGGAGATAATAGAGCGCTGGGAGAAGCGCGGGGAGATACCGATAGACGTGGAGTTCTATTCCTTCCTCCGGGAGCTGGAGATCCCCGTGATAGTCGCGGTCAACAAGATGGACAAGATAAAGAACCTCCAGAGGACCATAGACTTCCTGGCGGAGAAGTTCGGCGTCCCCTACAAGGAGATACCCGAGACGTTTGTGCCCATTTCGGCGAAGTTCGGAAAGAACCTGGTGGAGCTGAGAAAGCTTATGGAGAAGAAGCTCAAAGAGGGCAGGAAAAAGCCCTCTGCCAGATCAGAGGACCTCAAGGACGATGTGGGTGATGGTCTCCTTGACACCGTCGAGTGA
- a CDS encoding Lrp/AsnC family transcriptional regulator, producing MEERSTLTPRQIRLLRKFYEEGKTIEVHTVEKTQDELAEELGITRQALSNHLKVLKELGYIRTGRGFIDLTDKALDLLGEKKGDVFIFVKIEPTKRKHVYDHIKELRIKKIYRVTGDIDLIIEADKTKLDEILEEIASLDGVKETITHIVLEVL from the coding sequence ATGGAAGAGAGGTCGACCCTTACTCCGAGGCAGATAAGGTTGCTCAGGAAGTTCTACGAGGAAGGAAAGACAATTGAGGTGCACACCGTTGAAAAGACTCAGGACGAGCTCGCGGAGGAACTTGGAATCACAAGACAGGCCCTTAGCAATCATCTCAAGGTGCTTAAAGAGCTCGGCTACATAAGAACCGGAAGGGGCTTTATAGACCTCACAGACAAGGCCCTTGATCTTCTCGGTGAGAAGAAGGGCGACGTCTTCATCTTCGTAAAGATAGAGCCCACAAAGAGGAAGCACGTCTATGACCACATAAAGGAACTCAGAATAAAGAAGATATACCGCGTTACCGGTGACATCGACCTCATCATAGAGGCCGACAAGACCAAGCTCGACGAGATACTCGAGGAGATAGCCTCACTCGACGGTGTCAAGGAGACCATCACCCACATCGTCCTTGAGGTCCTCTGA